From the genome of Naumannella halotolerans, one region includes:
- a CDS encoding relaxase/mobilization nuclease domain-containing protein, which yields MVKPIAAVVMSSPTRNSARLIAYALTEKDGQAKGDRFVAASGINGCVPEFAEGQFRDNRKRWRKDGTRTVKVQWGTDKATGQPTYRDVTEGAYVQAYHVIQSFARDGAGALDPDDPDDWEEGHRLGQELARSLAGDHRRALVVTQVDGKTGCVHNHIVIDSIDKATGKSFASSNVKHSILSKTHDAVLAAQGYEQRNELTSTGWELKEKSERRGLDKHQKWSAGASSSEPEPFSFAVLKDRIRTALEATGYTDFDGYAQVLAEVGVVVEQRGEKGRGLTYQMKRRGADGEYIEPSPGDRRRASRLGRFAMLDQVEETIQRNAQLAAQAAPKPAMSAAQMRAAMASSLDDALAERRSESAAALAAQWEQERRAEEMMAEARRAGFEAAMAPAEPSPESADDGVAVADGSDADGPDAKLADKVVLDAWDLQKRRLRTPDRGAMRRAGMGYAEVDAAIAAWRALDEPKTAWEREQEAEQQRAVETVEDVAEVSASAAADTTPAPAPATAGSRAEASSTSEVRTAAPHESPLRKRRPTREREVAAWEQMVQIDERWHVQLAAGEPLDGALAKGLRSATLERYEDALDTSVAFELWRRAAKLAEARRAVEVHQDKALADAMRAEVAAGDHAWDGEPSTLAELRHEATRRELTSREKALKSVREADLEVNHEDGLERPPNAGGMER from the coding sequence GTGGTGAAGCCCATCGCAGCGGTCGTGATGTCCAGCCCGACGAGGAACTCGGCGCGGCTGATTGCGTATGCGCTCACTGAGAAGGACGGTCAGGCCAAGGGCGACCGGTTCGTGGCTGCGAGCGGCATCAACGGCTGCGTCCCGGAGTTCGCCGAGGGGCAGTTCCGGGACAACCGGAAGCGCTGGCGCAAGGACGGGACGAGGACGGTCAAGGTGCAGTGGGGCACCGACAAGGCGACGGGCCAGCCGACCTACCGCGACGTCACCGAGGGCGCCTATGTGCAGGCGTACCATGTTATCCAGAGCTTCGCGCGGGACGGTGCGGGGGCGCTCGACCCCGACGATCCCGACGACTGGGAGGAGGGGCACCGGCTGGGCCAAGAGCTGGCCCGCTCGCTCGCCGGTGATCACCGCCGCGCGCTGGTCGTCACCCAGGTCGACGGGAAGACCGGCTGCGTCCACAACCACATCGTGATCGACTCGATCGACAAGGCGACGGGGAAGAGCTTCGCGTCGTCCAACGTGAAGCACTCGATTCTGTCCAAGACTCATGACGCCGTGCTCGCCGCGCAGGGGTACGAGCAGCGCAACGAGCTGACATCCACGGGCTGGGAGCTGAAGGAGAAGTCCGAGCGGCGGGGGCTGGACAAGCACCAGAAGTGGAGCGCCGGGGCCTCGTCGAGCGAGCCGGAGCCGTTCAGCTTCGCGGTGCTGAAGGACCGCATCCGGACTGCGCTCGAGGCCACGGGCTACACCGACTTCGACGGGTACGCCCAGGTGCTGGCCGAGGTCGGCGTCGTGGTCGAGCAGCGCGGCGAGAAGGGCCGCGGGCTCACCTACCAGATGAAGCGCCGCGGGGCGGACGGTGAGTACATCGAGCCGAGTCCCGGCGACCGGCGACGGGCCAGCAGGCTCGGCCGCTTCGCCATGCTCGACCAAGTCGAGGAGACGATCCAGCGCAACGCCCAGCTGGCTGCGCAGGCCGCGCCGAAACCGGCCATGTCGGCGGCGCAGATGCGCGCGGCGATGGCGAGCAGCCTCGACGACGCCCTGGCTGAGCGGCGCAGCGAGAGCGCCGCGGCGCTGGCGGCCCAGTGGGAGCAGGAGCGCCGCGCAGAGGAGATGATGGCCGAAGCCCGGCGGGCTGGGTTCGAGGCGGCCATGGCGCCCGCGGAGCCGTCGCCCGAGAGCGCAGACGACGGCGTCGCCGTGGCGGATGGATCCGATGCGGATGGACCGGACGCGAAGCTGGCCGACAAGGTCGTCCTCGACGCCTGGGACCTCCAGAAGCGGCGGCTGCGCACGCCCGATCGAGGTGCGATGCGCAGGGCCGGGATGGGCTACGCGGAGGTCGACGCCGCCATCGCCGCGTGGCGCGCGCTCGACGAGCCGAAGACCGCCTGGGAGCGCGAGCAGGAGGCCGAGCAGCAGCGTGCCGTCGAGACGGTCGAGGACGTGGCCGAGGTGAGCGCGTCGGCTGCCGCCGACACGACTCCGGCCCCAGCCCCGGCTACCGCCGGGTCCAGGGCCGAGGCGTCCTCGACCTCCGAGGTGAGGACCGCTGCGCCCCACGAGTCACCGCTGCGGAAGAGGAGGCCGACGCGCGAGCGCGAGGTGGCTGCCTGGGAGCAGATGGTCCAGATCGACGAGCGCTGGCACGTGCAGCTGGCCGCCGGGGAGCCGCTGGACGGCGCGCTGGCCAAGGGGCTCAGGAGCGCCACGCTGGAGCGCTACGAGGACGCACTGGACACCTCGGTGGCCTTCGAGCTGTGGCGCCGCGCGGCGAAGCTCGCCGAGGCCCGCAGGGCCGTCGAGGTGCACCAGGACAAGGCACTGGCCGACGCGATGCGCGCCGAGGTCGCTGCGGGCGACCACGCCTGGGACGGCGAGCCCTCGACGCTGGCCGAGCTGAGGCACGAGGCCACGAGGAGAGAGCTGACCAGCAGGGAGAAGGCACTCAAGTCGGTCCGTGAGGCCGACCTCGAGGTCAACCACGAGGACGGGCTGGAGCGCCCACCGAACGCCGGAGGGATGGAGCGGTGA